AGTTGCTGGGGCACGCACCGCCGGATCAGCAGATCATGGGCGAGGGCTTCAAGAACAGCGCGCTCGTGATGATCTTCAGTGAAGGCCCGCAGATCCTTCCGTCGTGAGACGAATGTCACGGCTGATAAAGATGCTGAAAAGTGCTGAAATGGGTGAAAACGCCCAAATATCGTAAGGGGGTTGTGCGCATTGAAAAAGTCAATCAAAATCGGGATCAGCGTGATCCTCGTCATATCCGTCTGCCTGCTTCCGTCCGCGGTCTTCTCCGCCGCCGTGCTGGGGACCGATGCGGGGCCGAACATCCGCGAGCCCGAGGACGTCAAGACGTTCTGGGATCAAAGACATACACTGGGGGAGTTTGAGACCCTCTACAAGGAACTCGCGGCGACGTATCCAGACACCGTCAAACTGTACTCCATCGGCCACACCTGGGAGGAGCGTCCGCTGTGGTGTTTGGAGATCTCGGCGGATGTGCGTTCCCCGCAGACCGCCGGTAAGACGCCGATCGCCCTGATTGGCAACATTCACGGCGGTGAGCAGGAGAGCGGGGAGAGCGTGGCCTACACGGCCTGGTGGCTGCCCTCCGCCTATGCGGCCGGCGACCCGGAGGCCAAGCGGGCCATGGAGGGGTATGTCACCTATGTCATTCCCGTCATGAACCCGGACGGCTACGCCAATTCGTTCCACCGCGGTACCCGTCAGAACATGCGGCCCATGGATAAAAACGACATTGGCGGGCCATACAGCGATTCCTATGTGGACTTGAACGACGACGGAAAGATCGGCCAGATGTATCTGGGCGGTACGGCTGACACGCCGCCGGCCAGTCGGCCGAGCGCCAACTTGCTGGGCTATGAGAGCCGCGACAGCGACGGAAACGGTATATTCGGAGACGACTTGAAGGGCAGCAACATCGACCTGAACCGGTCTTTCGACTATCTATGGAACTTCTACCGGCCCTATGAGACGCCCTCGAAGGGCGCGAACGCCTGGTCCTCGGCGGGGCCCGATGCGGCCACCGAGCCGGAGGTGCGGGCGATTCAAAATTTCCTCACTGCGCATCCGCCCGCCGCACTGATCTCGGCCCACACGGGCATCCAGTGTGTGTTGTACCCCTGGTGCTATGCGCCGAACGACGAAGCAACGAACATGCCTGCGGAGGACGTCGCCTTCTTTGAGACGACGGGAGAGGCCATGCGGGCGACCTATGAGAAGACAGTGCAGACCGTGCGGCCCAACGCCCGCTTCTACGTCAAGCAGTCCTACTACGACTACCCGACCTCTGCGGAGCTGATCGACTGGGCCTATGGGCGTCTGGGTACCCACGCCTACACCGTGGAAGTGTACAGTGCCGGTACCCCCACGGCCAACCCCGCCAACGACAGCCATTACCGCTGGGACGACGCGGCCTGGAGCAGCAGTTTCCAAGATAAATGGGATTATCTGGGAACTGTGACGGATGGACAGCGCGGCACGGCTCAGAAACGCTATGAGAACGTCTGGATCTACACATCCGCCGCCCAGCAGCGTCTGGGTGAGGCGCCGCCGGATCAGCAGATCATGGGCGAGGGTTTCAAGGATTGCGCGCTGACGATGATCTTCAGCGAGCCGGCCCGCACGCCGCACGCGGACGCGCCTGAGTGGCTGAAATGGGAGATCGGCCTTGTGGACGAGCCTGTAGCCTACGAGGGCACAGCCTATGATATCACGGTTTCGGCAGGCAGGGGCGGCACGGTGGCCGGCGCCGGCCGGTACACGCCGGGCGAGAGCGTCACGGTGGCGGCCGCACCGGAGGAGAACTATGTGTTCGAAGGCTGGTATGAGAATGGCATCAAGCTGACCCAGGCGGAGGCGATCTATGTCTTCAACGCGGTGGTAGACCGGTACCTTGAGGCGCGGTTTGAACGGCTGACGCCGCTTGCCACTTACGCTGAAGCGCACAGTTCGGCCCGCATCTCTCTCCGCATGAAGCAGAAGAGTCAGCTCAATTTCCGAACCGACAGTGAGAGCTATGAATT
This region of Oscillospiraceae bacterium genomic DNA includes:
- a CDS encoding Ig-like domain-containing protein codes for the protein MKKSIKIGISVILVISVCLLPSAVFSAAVLGTDAGPNIREPEDVKTFWDQRHTLGEFETLYKELAATYPDTVKLYSIGHTWEERPLWCLEISADVRSPQTAGKTPIALIGNIHGGEQESGESVAYTAWWLPSAYAAGDPEAKRAMEGYVTYVIPVMNPDGYANSFHRGTRQNMRPMDKNDIGGPYSDSYVDLNDDGKIGQMYLGGTADTPPASRPSANLLGYESRDSDGNGIFGDDLKGSNIDLNRSFDYLWNFYRPYETPSKGANAWSSAGPDAATEPEVRAIQNFLTAHPPAALISAHTGIQCVLYPWCYAPNDEATNMPAEDVAFFETTGEAMRATYEKTVQTVRPNARFYVKQSYYDYPTSAELIDWAYGRLGTHAYTVEVYSAGTPTANPANDSHYRWDDAAWSSSFQDKWDYLGTVTDGQRGTAQKRYENVWIYTSAAQQRLGEAPPDQQIMGEGFKDCALTMIFSEPARTPHADAPEWLKWEIGLVDEPVAYEGTAYDITVSAGRGGTVAGAGRYTPGESVTVAAAPEENYVFEGWYENGIKLTQAEAIYVFNAVVDRYLEARFERLTPLATYAEAHSSARISLRMKQKSQLNFRTDSESYEFASSNPTVVTVDESGQLTGLKAGTALVTIHTTDGSDITSGVVVSVS